Proteins from a genomic interval of Aureimonas sp. AU20:
- a CDS encoding alpha-glucosidase/alpha-galactosidase, giving the protein MSVTIAIIGAGSIGFTKKLVSDILCVPELRDARIALTDINPRNLAMAEEIVRRIVEANGLPTTVVAEGDRRRALEGARYVINCTRIGGLEAYASDIQIPLKYGVDQCVGDTICAGGILYGQRNVPAILDFCRDIREVAEPGARLLNYANPMAINTWAAIDHGGVDTIGLCHGVQNGWRQIASALGVPREELDYICTGINHQTWYVDLRHNGRRIEKDELVAAFERHPVFSQQEKVRIDVLKRFGFYSTESNGHLSEYLPWYRKRPDEIGRWIDMSDWIHGETGGYLRYSTESRNWFETDFPAFLEEAGQRLDPARRTDEHASHIIEALETGRTYRGHFNVKNRGIITNLPADCIVESTGFVDRFGLNMVSDLTLPLGCAATCQASVDVQRMAVRAAVTGDVDLLKLSVLHDPLVGAICSPEEVWQMVDEMLVAQAAWLPQYADAIPAARERLSRGTVPTRQWAGAARREVRSVEEVREATAARRTMGALGQRPGA; this is encoded by the coding sequence ATGTCCGTGACGATCGCCATCATCGGAGCCGGTTCGATCGGCTTCACCAAGAAGCTGGTATCCGACATCCTGTGCGTGCCGGAGCTCCGGGACGCGCGGATCGCGCTCACCGACATCAACCCGCGCAACCTCGCCATGGCCGAGGAGATCGTGCGCCGCATCGTCGAGGCCAACGGCCTGCCGACCACGGTCGTGGCCGAGGGCGACCGGCGCCGGGCGCTGGAGGGCGCGCGCTACGTCATCAACTGCACGCGCATCGGCGGGCTCGAAGCCTATGCCAGCGACATCCAGATCCCGCTGAAATACGGCGTCGACCAATGCGTCGGCGACACGATCTGCGCCGGCGGCATTCTCTACGGCCAGCGCAACGTGCCGGCGATCCTCGATTTCTGCCGCGACATCCGCGAGGTGGCGGAGCCGGGCGCGCGGCTCCTGAACTACGCCAACCCGATGGCCATCAACACCTGGGCGGCGATCGACCATGGCGGCGTCGACACGATCGGCCTGTGCCACGGCGTGCAGAACGGCTGGCGCCAGATCGCCAGCGCCTTGGGCGTCCCGCGCGAGGAGCTCGACTATATCTGCACCGGCATCAACCACCAGACCTGGTACGTCGATCTGCGCCACAACGGGCGGCGCATCGAAAAGGACGAGCTCGTCGCCGCCTTCGAGCGCCATCCCGTCTTCTCGCAACAGGAAAAGGTGCGCATCGACGTTCTGAAGCGCTTCGGCTTCTACTCCACCGAGTCCAACGGGCATCTGTCGGAATACCTGCCCTGGTATCGCAAGCGGCCCGACGAGATCGGCCGCTGGATCGACATGTCGGACTGGATTCACGGCGAGACCGGCGGATACCTGCGCTACTCCACCGAAAGCCGGAACTGGTTCGAGACGGATTTCCCCGCCTTCCTGGAGGAGGCCGGTCAGCGGCTCGACCCGGCGCGCCGCACCGACGAGCACGCCAGCCACATCATTGAGGCGCTGGAAACCGGGCGCACCTATCGCGGGCATTTCAACGTCAAGAACCGGGGCATCATCACCAATCTGCCGGCCGACTGCATCGTGGAATCCACCGGCTTCGTGGACCGGTTCGGCCTCAACATGGTGTCGGACCTGACGCTGCCGCTCGGCTGCGCGGCCACCTGCCAGGCCTCGGTGGACGTTCAGCGCATGGCGGTCCGGGCGGCCGTGACGGGCGATGTCGATCTCCTCAAGCTCTCCGTGCTGCACGACCCGCTGGTGGGCGCGATCTGCTCGCCCGAGGAGGTCTGGCAGATGGTGGACGAGATGCTGGTGGCCCAGGCCGCCTGGCTTCCGCAATATGCCGACGCCATTCCCGCCGCGCGCGAGCGCCTGTCGCGCGGCACCGTGCCGACGCGCCAATGGGCCGGCGCGGCGCGGCGCGAGGTGCGCTCCGTGGAGGAGGTGCGCGAGGCGACGGCGGCCCGGCGCACGATGGGCGCGCTCGGCCAGCGCCCCGGCGCCTGA